The Dyadobacter sandarakinus DNA window GAGCACAGCCAACCGCGCCATGATCGGCGGGATGGTAGGAAATAATTCATGTGGGTCCAACTCTATTGTATATGGGAGTACGCGCGAGCACCTGCTCGAAGTAAAGGCAATCCTGACGGATGGCTCCGAGGCTGAATTCAAAATGCTGCCTATGGGAGAACTTGACAGAATGGTACAAGCTGCACGGCAGAAAAACGGCAGTGCCAGCCTGCTTGAAAAGATCTACCTGCATACCCACGACATACTGGCCCTGCCCGCCAACCAGGAAGAGATCCGCAGGAACTTTCCGAAACCGTCCATTGAGCGACGGAATACGGGCTATGCGCTTGATATGCTCCTGAATACGAGGCAGTATGATCCGGAAGCGGAGGCTCCGTTCAATATGTGCAGCCTCATCGCCGGGTCGGAAGGTACCCTGTGTTTTTTGACGGAAATTAAGCTTAACCTTGTCCCGCTCCCGCCCAAAACCCCCGGGCTGGTATGCGTACATTGTGACACCATTGACGAGGCCCTGCGTGCTACCATCCTCACGCTCAAATACAAACCCCAAGCCGTGGAGCTGATCGACAGCTATGTGCTCGAATGTGCTACCATGAATGTGGAGCAAAAGAAGAATGCGTTTTTTGTAAAAAATAAACCCGATGGCTCTTTCCCGGCCATTCTGGTGGTAGACCTTTCCCGCGAAACAAAGGAAGAAGTAGAAGCGGCAGCAGCAGACATGGTTGCTGAACTCTCGCAGGCCGGTATGGGCTTTCACTATCCGCTGCTGTTTGGGGATGACACAAAAAAAATATGGACCCTGCGCAAGGCCGGTCTGGGACTGCTGGGCAACATTCCGGGCGATGACAAGGCAGTGGCAGTCATTGAGGATACGGCTGTGGATGTATACGACCAGCCCGATTATATCCGCGACTTCAACCTGATTCTGCAAAATCATGGCATGTCGGCTGTGCATTATGCGCATGCAGGCTCCGGAGAGATCCATTTGCGGCCGATTATCAACCTGAAAACGACCGAAGGACACCGGCAATTCCGTATGATCGCGGAAGAAATTGCTGAGCTGGTGAAAAAATATGACGGTTCACTTTCCGGTGAACATGGCGACGGCCGCCTCAGAGGCGAGTTTATCCCGAAAATGGTGGGAGAACATAATTATCGCCTCTTCAAGGAAATCAAGAAAACCTGGGATCCAAACAACATCTTTAATCCCGGCAAAATCGTGGATACGGCGCCGATGGACACCTTCCTGCGCTACGAAGCCGACCAGAAAACACCAGAGTTCAAGACAAATTTCCGGTTTTACGACCAGGATATTCTGCAACATGCCGAGCAATGCAATGGGTCGGGCGACTGCCGGAAAACCCAGCTGAGCGGCGGCACCATGTGTCCGAGCTTCATGGTCACGCGAAATGAAAAGGATACCACCCGCGCCCGCGCCAATATCCTGCGTGAAATGCTTACGCGGTCACCCAAGGAAAACCGGTTTGACAACCACGAGATCAAAGAGGTATACGACCTGTGCCTGGCCTGCAAAGGGTGCAAAGGCGAATGTCCGTCCAATGTGGACGTTGCCAAATTGAAAATGGAGTTTTTGCAGCAGTATCACGATGCCAACGGACTGCCGCTCCGCTCATGGCTGGTTGGGAATTTTTCAAAAATGACGGGTCTTGCCAGCTACGTACCCTGGGGTTATAATTTGATTTACAAAAATGCGCCCCTGCGCAAGCTGGCCAACCGCATGGTAGGCTTTCACCCCGAGCGCACCATGCCGGTACTCCATGATACGACATTGAAATCCTGGTTCAGAAAAAGAAAGGACAAGCTTAAATCGGATCGCAAAGTGTACCTTTTCTGCGATGAATTTACCAACTATAATGATGTTCAGATTGGTAAAACTACCGTGGCTGTTCTTGAAAAACTTGGCTATGAAGTGATCATTCCGGAGCATGCGCCCTCAGGCCGGCCGCAGCTTTCCAAAGGATTGCTGAGGGATGCCAAGAAAATCGCCGAAAAGAATGTCCGCCTGCTGAGGGATATCATATCACACGAGACCCCCCTCATCGGCATTGAGCCTTCGGCCATTCTCACCTTCCGCGACGAGTACCCCGACCTGGTGAGCGACGAGCTGCTGGAAGATGCCAAAAAGCTTGCTCAGAATGCATTGCAATTTGACGAGTTTATTGCCCGCGAAATCGAGCTGAAAAACATTTCAAAACAACTTTTCACCAAAGAAAAAAAGCTGATCAAACTACACGGACATTGCCAGCAAAAGGCAATTTCCAGTCTGGTACCTACCAAGAAAATGCTTTCGCTTCCTGAAAACTACACAGTACAGCTGATCCCTTCGGGCTGCTGCGGGATGGCGGGGTCGTTTGGGTATGAAAAGGAACATTACGATATATCCATGCAGATCGGTGAGCTGGTACTATTTCCGACAGTGCGCCAGCAGCCCGAAGAAGTAATTATCGCTGCTCCGGGTACCAGCTGCCGTCACCAGATCCACGACGGCACTGGGCGGAAGGCACTGCACCCGGCAGAGATCTTGTTTGAGGCGTTGCTTTGAGGCTGAAATTGTTTTAATATAAGCCTTTTTCGCCCTGGGTGACAAAGGAGGTGAAGCAACTTACGTTGCCCGAACTTCTGCAACCACGCCGCCACCCGGGCCACTCAGGTGACAAATGGGAAAGCCAGACAGTCATTAACGATTGCCTGGCTTTTTCACTTTTGCAAAATCAAAAATTACGTTTTCAACCCCTGCACACGCTGGAAAAAGAAAACAACTCCTTAAAAGAAGTAAAAACATCGCTGCTCCGGGGATTGTGGCCAAGCTGCTGCTGGGCCATGACGTACCCGCTGTAAATGTCCCAAAGGTCATTGACCCAGGTAGCAGGATTGCCCTGGCTGAGCAATTCCGCAACTTCCCGGCCATAAGCCAGGTACCGAGAGTCAGTGACTCGCCGGAAATTGGTAGTGTTTGCATACTGTTACAATTTCTAGGATAAAAAGAGCCCTGTTGAAGGTGTCCTAGCAGATGTAACACCGCTCGGGAGCTTTCGCCGACCCCCACCATAACAGGGCATTTCTTGCAAGATTCTTCATAATGTTACAATTGATTAGGAGCCCGAAGATTTTGAGAAAAACGGGGAAATGCAAATGAGGTTGGCAGTTCGCCCTTCGGCGGCCCGGTGCGCTCAGGTGACAGAGGTGGGCGAACGACCAACCATCTCACAAACAAGCCAGGTTAAAGGTTACTTCCCCAACCTTACCCATTTGCCACAAATGGCGCCTTCCTCCAATACTGATCTCCATCCAGCAACCCAATCATAAACTCCGCAATATCCCCTGCCGTCACCTTCGTGCCCGGACAGTCTATCAGGCTTATTTGCAGGTTGTGTTTTGCGGGAATGAATTCAATAAAAGGTACCCGGACAAGCACCCATTTTACGTCACTTTCTTCCAAAATGGCATACGATTTCTGCCGGTCAGCGTGGATGTCGGGGAATGTTTCGCGCATCCAGCTGGTGGCTTGCTGCGTTTCGGGACCTTTCCGGTCGGAAGGTGTATCTACATTGAGGCCGGCCAGTGCAATATACCGAATGTCATTACCAGCTGGCTGCGACCGGATTGCATGCAGAATGTTAATAGTCGCCTGTGATGCGACGAGGGGCTCATCTTTCCGCTGACCGACGACACTTATCACGGCATCGCAGCCCGCTACGACAGCATTCACCGCCTGCGGATCGAGCACGTCGCCTTGTATAGTGGTAATTGCAGGATTTTGAATTGAAAACTGCTCAGGATGCCGGAGCAGCAATTGAAGTAGGTAACCCTGGCGAAGCAGGGCTTCCACCAGAAACCGGCCTGTGCGGCCGCCTCCGCCTATGATGGCAATGTTTTGAATGTTTTTCATTTTCTCGCTGATAAATTTTGAAAATACGCGCTAAGCTGACCTCAACTAAGGTCAACAATGTGCGTGCTATCACGCAGTTGAGATATTTTATCAGGAGATTTTGATAAAGCAAAGATAATACGTTACCAAATGCATCATTCGGCGTCTTAATAAAAATTACGTCAAAACATGGATCAGCAAAGTTTTCAAAAGGAATTTATTGCAGACATTAAAGGGAAAATCCGGGCAGCGCAGTACGAAGCGCTGAAAGTAGTCAATGTCAAACTAATCAACCTTTATTGGGAAATTGGTAAGTCGCTAAGCGAGAAACAAGCAGAAGGCTGGGGCAAATCAATCGTGCCAATGCTGTCAAAAGAATTGCAGCTGGAATTTCCGGGAATTGGTGGTTTTTCTACGACCAATCTCTGGTATATGGTTCAGTTTTATAATGATTATCAAGAAGATATAAATCTCCAACCACTGGTTGGAGAAATTAGCTGGGCTAAACATTTGATCGTTCTAGCCAAATGTAAGGGTAATCAGGAACGTCAGTTTTACATTTTGTCGACTAAGAAAAATGGCTGGTCTAAGAATGTATTAATTAATCAGATTGAGAACAAAGCGTTTGAAGGTTACCTTCTCAATCAAACAAATTTTCAAAACTCTTTGTCTGCGACCCACTCAAGCCAGGCGCTGCTGGCGGTGAAAGACAATTACACGTTTGATTTTCTGAATCTCGGCGCTGAACATTCCGAAGCAGAACTTGAACTGAGGCTAACTACCAACATCCGCAACTTCCTGCTTGAAATGGGAAGTAGCTACACTTTTGTGGGTAGCCAATACAGGATTCAGGTTGCTGACCGTGATTACTGGATCGATTTACTCCTGTATCATCGCAAGCTGCAGTGCCTTGTAGCTATTGAATTAAAAATCGGTGACTATGAGCCTGAATACAAAGGCAAAATGGAATTCTACCTAGCGGTACTCAACGACACCGTCAGGCTCGCACACGAAAATGAGTCAATCGGGATTATTATTTGTAAAAGCAAAAACAGGACGATTGTCGAATACTCGCTAAAAAATTCAACACTCCCGATCGGCGTGGCCACTTACAGCACATCAAATGTACTGCCTTCTCAATACCATAATTTGCTGCCGAGCGAACAGGAAATTACCGAAAAGCTAAAATTGCTTTTCAAAGATTAATTTAATTCCGCCCAATATTAATATTCATCGTAGTCCCGATCCGGAACACCGTGTGCTTGTATTTGAAACCGTCAAAACTATTTGCCACCTCTACCCGGAACGGAAATCGGATACCGACATCGAGGCCGTAGCCAAGCTCTGCATAGTTGTTTGAATAGGGCGTAGCAAGGTAATGCGCGAAGAAGTTTTCCTTGATGCCCATGATACGGAACCAGGTGATCTGCGTTAGGAGAAACTTCCGCAACTCACTAAGCACATGCGCTTCAAAAAACCTTTCGGATGTGCTGTAAACGTAATAATCAAGCATCCGGAAGGTACCCACAGGATCGCCCATCTGAAAGAAAAACCGGTTGCCGGCAAAATGCTGAAAGTCCGGGAGCTGCACGTTGGCATCATTCAGGAATGCTCCCGCCGCCAGTTTGTAGCGCAGCCTGCTCCTGATCCCGGTATCAAAGCCGTGCTCAATGCCGATCGAAAGAAAATCAAAATCAACCGTACTGTCGAAAATGCCGTCGATACCTTTACGGTAGGTCAGTGAAAACTTAGGGGATTCATCGTCATAGTACGTTGTCTTCCCATTTTTCACCTTGTA harbors:
- a CDS encoding FAD-binding and (Fe-S)-binding domain-containing protein, which produces MTPPVALNPDLRTLARHLEGDLFTDNTMRTLYATDASAYREMPLAVAIPHTIKDIKLLISFAAQNHISLIPRTAGTSLAGQVVGNGIVVDVSKYFNKIIEINAEERWVRVQPGVVRDELNMALKPYGLYFGPETSTANRAMIGGMVGNNSCGSNSIVYGSTREHLLEVKAILTDGSEAEFKMLPMGELDRMVQAARQKNGSASLLEKIYLHTHDILALPANQEEIRRNFPKPSIERRNTGYALDMLLNTRQYDPEAEAPFNMCSLIAGSEGTLCFLTEIKLNLVPLPPKTPGLVCVHCDTIDEALRATILTLKYKPQAVELIDSYVLECATMNVEQKKNAFFVKNKPDGSFPAILVVDLSRETKEEVEAAAADMVAELSQAGMGFHYPLLFGDDTKKIWTLRKAGLGLLGNIPGDDKAVAVIEDTAVDVYDQPDYIRDFNLILQNHGMSAVHYAHAGSGEIHLRPIINLKTTEGHRQFRMIAEEIAELVKKYDGSLSGEHGDGRLRGEFIPKMVGEHNYRLFKEIKKTWDPNNIFNPGKIVDTAPMDTFLRYEADQKTPEFKTNFRFYDQDILQHAEQCNGSGDCRKTQLSGGTMCPSFMVTRNEKDTTRARANILREMLTRSPKENRFDNHEIKEVYDLCLACKGCKGECPSNVDVAKLKMEFLQQYHDANGLPLRSWLVGNFSKMTGLASYVPWGYNLIYKNAPLRKLANRMVGFHPERTMPVLHDTTLKSWFRKRKDKLKSDRKVYLFCDEFTNYNDVQIGKTTVAVLEKLGYEVIIPEHAPSGRPQLSKGLLRDAKKIAEKNVRLLRDIISHETPLIGIEPSAILTFRDEYPDLVSDELLEDAKKLAQNALQFDEFIAREIELKNISKQLFTKEKKLIKLHGHCQQKAISSLVPTKKMLSLPENYTVQLIPSGCCGMAGSFGYEKEHYDISMQIGELVLFPTVRQQPEEVIIAAPGTSCRHQIHDGTGRKALHPAEILFEALL
- a CDS encoding NAD(P)-dependent oxidoreductase; translated protein: MKNIQNIAIIGGGGRTGRFLVEALLRQGYLLQLLLRHPEQFSIQNPAITTIQGDVLDPQAVNAVVAGCDAVISVVGQRKDEPLVASQATINILHAIRSQPAGNDIRYIALAGLNVDTPSDRKGPETQQATSWMRETFPDIHADRQKSYAILEESDVKWVLVRVPFIEFIPAKHNLQISLIDCPGTKVTAGDIAEFMIGLLDGDQYWRKAPFVANG
- a CDS encoding PDDEXK nuclease domain-containing protein — translated: MDQQSFQKEFIADIKGKIRAAQYEALKVVNVKLINLYWEIGKSLSEKQAEGWGKSIVPMLSKELQLEFPGIGGFSTTNLWYMVQFYNDYQEDINLQPLVGEISWAKHLIVLAKCKGNQERQFYILSTKKNGWSKNVLINQIENKAFEGYLLNQTNFQNSLSATHSSQALLAVKDNYTFDFLNLGAEHSEAELELRLTTNIRNFLLEMGSSYTFVGSQYRIQVADRDYWIDLLLYHRKLQCLVAIELKIGDYEPEYKGKMEFYLAVLNDTVRLAHENESIGIIICKSKNRTIVEYSLKNSTLPIGVATYSTSNVLPSQYHNLLPSEQEITEKLKLLFKD